ATTGCTTACTCACCTGTGATGTAAGCGCCGTCATTGTTTTTGTACCAGGTATAAGAATTACATCCTGTCAAAACCCAACCGTCATCACACGATACTGTGGCCGTGTCGCCCTGACTGCCACCACTCTGCGCACTCCACTTTGCTTTGCAGCTCTGGCTTACCTGTGAACAGTACACGGCTGTTGCCCAAACGCCTGAAAGACAATCAGTGGTAGTCGAAGTAGTGGATATAACAAAGACAAGGAGGACACTCGTGTTGACTAGCGGTAAATTATGCCTTCCGGGACGAATTTCACTAATGTGCCTGCAATCACCTCACCTATAAGCAATATAAGTTATTACTATGAAATCAtattattacaaaacacgtgTAAGCTCACTATACGTCGTTGCTAAATTTCTGATATTTAACAAGTTAAAGGTCATATTGTAATGAAATGTAAATCATTTTCACAATAAGGCTCTAAAAATACTCGTGTATCTGTGAAACCAGTGACACTGTTTTGCGAGGAACCGTTACAGTATGACTTCTCATCCTCCGCTCAAAGTTTTACTGCTCCACGAAAACACTTGTATCTGATGACGTTAAACAACAAATTCATCTATACTTCCATGTTGTATTACGACAGTTGTACTACGGGTTGTATGACACAGAAACAATACTTAGATGATATTAACCTTTTCCGCCTGATCCATTCACTGCCACACATTTATTGCTTTGTATGTCCGTCAGTTGTTCTTCCTTAGTAGAATCTGGGTATGCGCCGTCAATGTTTTTCCAGAAGGTGTTTACAGAACAGCCTAATTTAAGGGCGAGTTAGAAATGCAATGTTGTTATCGGAATCAAAGCCAATGTGGTATAACACTCTAAGAGGGCATTATTGAATGTTGCTTGACGTCAATGATGAGTTCATGGCATAATAATGACTTCAACTTTTGAGTGGCGATTATGAGTGTACGTGATTATGAGTACACTTGTCTACCTGTCTGTCGCTTTGTCTGTCCGCTTGTTTGTCTACATGTCTTTCTATACGTacttatgtatatgtatgtatgtatgtatgtatgtatgtatgtatgtatgtatgtatgtatgtatgtatgtatgtatgtatgtatgtatgtatgtatgtatgtatgaaagtGCGTATGTACTGACAGAAGGATGAGTTTTTCTGACTAATAAGCACTATAAAATGGAGATCGAAAGACCGACCTGTCAAGAAACTTGGTTTTCCCTCCGGGAAGTCATAAGTCACCCAACTTTGATCATCGTCTTCAGATCCAGATTGTGAGCCACCTGCATACCCACACTTCAAATTCTTCCGTGTGCAGCATCTAGCAATGGCATGGACACCTGTAAAtgtgcaaaagaaaaaaaaatgtccaaTTTTAGATACGGCGTATGCAAATTAGATCATACGAAAAGAAATACAGTCTGCCAAATATTAAGAGTTAGGTCAGGTGTACAAAATGTTCGATTTACCCAGATAAAGACAATCTTCGGTCAGCGTGCAGCGGCTCAGATAGATACATATGATTGGCAGATTTTAATTATCTAGAGTAAGTTAAGGCGCTTAAAATAAAGGCTATTGTGCAATTGATTGGttgttcgaaaattatgtaaattacgaAGCTATTGAGCAAATCAAAAGGCTCCAGGCTCCAGTAGATCTTTGTACATTAGAATGGAATCATGGAGTTGGAAAGCGGCGAATCGTCAACATCTTTTGCATCATCCGCTGTGAAGCTTGTTTATATGTACAATATATACTCACAGCTTAATTCTCCTTTACAAACACCAGTTCATTTATCACGTATATCAACAAAATAGTTAATAGGCATTGTACTTTATTTTGTATCTattcaaatattgcaattttttttaaactcaGTGTATAGAAATACCATCCGACATGTGCTGAGAATAAGGGAAGTAAATATTCGAACAAAAGCATACCATTTCCACTGGCACCGTTTCGTGCCACACAGGTTACAGCGCCATCGTCAGCTACTTCAATAAATTCCCCATCTCGAGTTCCGTGTCCCCCTGGACCCGGGAGGTAGCTAACACAACTTGTCATTTGTTCACTGCCTTCGCAGGTTACCCGAGCTTGATCGTCATCGGTTGTACCTGACAACTCTGATTGCCGTGTCACACACGTCAGCTTGCCACCTGCACCAAATAAAAGTGAACAATAAATTCTGTGGAATATCGTCACAGTTGGCGTTACACACTGCCCAAATGCGTGGCCGATGAATTATAACATGCGTGTGTAATACCTGACGATTATCCCGTTTTGTGCAATTCAACTCAAAAGCATTTGATTCCTGGACGATTTATTAAGTTCACGTTAATAAAAAGTTAACTTGATTAAAAACTTTGCATCTATTAAGGTATTATGATTGATATTTATCGGTCAACAATACACAGAACCATACACTACTGAAATGATTTAGTTGCTAAGATGTATGTCAGTAAAATATTGAATCAGCttcatttatacatacatacatacatacatacgtacgtacgtacgtacatacatacatacatacatacatacatacatacatacatacatacatacatacatacatacatacatacatacatacatacatacatacatacatacatacatacatacatacatacatacatacatacatacatacatacatacatacatacatacatacatacatacatacattcacaaaTTCACAAATGcacaaatacacaaatacaCATACACTTGGACGCACTCGTGAACTCTGTGGCGATTCCTACAACAAGGACCAATATTGTGAAATCCACCATCGTCTTCAATTATGATTTCCGATTGAGACCCTGCAAAAAACACATTACAAATATAGTTATAAAATTTACTTGCTATGTGACAGTACTTGCCAAGGCAAAAAGAATGGAAGTTTTGTTTCTATAGCAGATGATCTTGTCTTCGATTATTTGAGCAACGCCATTATTTAGTAAGTCAACGATTTACCTCGATCGAATACTGAACCCTTTGCTTATATTGGTAACGTTTAAGCATacatgtaatgatgtatgtCCACTGTACATATTTGTGATGAATTCGATGTTTAGACTCGGCATACCGAGGACGAATGTTCCGATAACAAATGTGGATAAACGGGAACAACAGCAGGATATAAAATTTGTTACGTATATTTTTAGGCAATGCGTAATATAAGAGAGCTGCCAAAAAGTTTGCCATTTCTGAAAGaatatcatcataatcatcatcatcgttagcTATGTCAAAGTTAATCTGCCTTCCATTCTATAGTGTCTGAATACATAACTTAGATTAACAACGAAACGTAGGTGAAAGAGTCGAGATTGCTACAAAAACAACGTCTGGgattagaattagaattagaaCAACTCTGTTTGTCATAAAATTGAATATCGCCTTTTTATCACTTGCAGTAAAATACATATAGGGCCTAGTACAATACAAACAACTTAAAACGGCTTACGATAGACATTTTGATCAACAGTACATAAAAGTGGTTTGAATAGAGACGATGTGGTTAAAAATTTCAATGTGGATTTAACTCGTACTGTGGGGTTTATAATGCATATTGCCGACGGCATGAAAGtatgtttgtaaaatatatctCCTGGCTTTGACACTCGATATCTGTGACCAGGAGGAAGTTTCTGGAAACATGTAGAATCTTGGTCATAGGAACTCTTTTTATCACACGTTAAATTCAGATAATGATAATCATCTTTATTTGTGGAGACTATTTGAATGTCAGTCAAAGACccgttttaattttgaaaacatcacGGTTCGATCAAATAATCGAAACGAGCATCAGACAATTTGTATGATTCTAGCCTTACGATGCACAATTAAATGATGAGTATTTAAGGGCGATTCATGGCCAATGAATTTCAGAAGCACTGCATGCAAGTTCCactaaaaagaaaatataaaacaagcTTACCTTAGAAATGGTGTTTCGGCAGACCTGGTGGCTTAACATCTGGTAGAATTTCGATGAGAGTTGAGAACATTTATTGGGTACGGTTGAAGCATAAATTAAAATACAATGTTAAATACGATCACGTGACAGCTCTTTTTATTTCAATCTGCAATGTGCTTGTATTTGAGACAAAGGACATTTTGATAGATTTCTGATATCGACAAacataatttaatttacttACAAATGGTACCGAAATAACTTATATTCGCCTTAAAATCTATTCAAGATGCAAAAGTATCGTATGTGCCAGTATACATGCCACTGAGGACTGTAACGTTGAAAAGAGCCGTGATAAATATTCATCTTCCAACGATGTATCATTTTAAATGGAAGAATCACCCCATGGTATGTTGATGTATATTATTGTCACCTTATTACTATGAATGGTAGATTGACAAGTGTCAAATATCCTGAAAGGGCAGGGAAAGCAAATAGGTGCCATAGgcgagttgtcaatcatttctacTCGTCGGTCGCGTGAGTGAGGAACACGTTTTTATACGGAACAAATGCCAGATGGGCTTACACAACACGTACCTTTCACGAATACCTACACGATTTTAATGATAATGTAGGCCTAGAAATTAAACTCGGACAAAATAAAGTTATTTTCAGGCCAAAATccactgaatctcaacagcgTAACACCGTGTAACGTCGCGCCCGACAGTAAGTACCCTGGCAATGCGACCGGCTTCGAATACGTTGTTCGGAAAACTATTCACGTTATTCCTAGTAATATGAAAGCGTTACTCTTTTATGTTTTCGTCTCTCATTTcgttaatgaaaatatttatttcattacaCAACTGTTTTAGGCGCAGCATGTGGTCTTCCAGAGGAAACTGCATATCTTAATGCATGAAAGTACGTGCGTCGAAAGTTCACACGGTGGAAGGGTCTATACGGATACGAACCCACGTATTGGTAACACAACTATATGTGAAAAGAAGCATTCAAAACTTGCTGTCTTTTGTCAGACTTTAAAAATTCTGactgatttttacaaattttcgcGTCAGTGATTGCGTAAGAAATACGGGTCGccgtgttgtttgtttacattgtcgACGAGAACATCGCAGATCGATGCAAAAAAAgttccgacgcaccaaaattgatgacatagacgcgggttgttttgacgtagaacgaccagagtaTTAATCCCGGTACCTTCTGTtcagagacgacaaacttgACTAGTGCatgtaaaaatattgattgTCTTATTATTGACCAATGACGATTAGTAGGATTGTGAACTGCTAAAAGCTAAATTTTTTACCATTGTCCTTATAATCATTACCCGTACTTTCGGTTATTCGACCAGGAAATTAAAGTTTGATCTTTCCAgccaaaatttctgaaatacaTAATGTAAAAAACACCCAGCATAATTTTTATGTTACTAATTAAAGGCATCAGCTTTCAGAATAGCATGGTATTGAGAAAGATTGGCATATTATTCACTTGCCCGTGCAAATGTCGACGTTTCTGTACGAACAGAAGTACATCTTAATTACATAAAAGACAAGCGTGGACTGCCTGCTTCACAACGATTATTCAAAATTAACCTGTTACCAAACCTGTAGAAACTACACTCATAGGTGAATATGAAAGGCTATGTAAAGGAAGTATGATTGCCCTCCGGACAGAATATCCGCCGCTGCAACTTGAAATATTCAATTAAATCGATATTAGAAATATTTCAGCATAGAATATATTTCTTTAACGTCGTTGAAGAGTTTGTCCAGTGTCACGGACATTATCTGTAATGTGTCTTTGTTCTTTAATATGTACGTTACAAGAATAGCAAACCGCATGATCGTGTCTCTTTACGAAAAAAACATAATGTTTCACGAATACCTATAATTCGCATTCATTGTTTTCTCAATGATGTCTATCCCTTCATTTGAACAGAAAAAGATACTGTACAATTTCAGTGATTCCTGATCGGATTCTCACTTGCAACCTACGATATAGACTCACACAGCAGAAATGTCAGTGATCA
The DNA window shown above is from Ptychodera flava strain L36383 chromosome 5, AS_Pfla_20210202, whole genome shotgun sequence and carries:
- the LOC139133267 gene encoding proprotein convertase subtilisin/kexin type 9-like isoform X1; protein product: MVDFTILVLVVGIATEFTSASKCGKLTCVTRQSELSGTTDDDQARVTCEGSEQMTSCVSYLPGPGGHGTRDGEFIEVADDGAVTCVARNGASGNGVHAIARCCTRKNLKCGYAGGSQSGSEDDDQSWVTYDFPEGKPSFLTGCSVNTFWKNIDGAYPDSTKEEQLTDIQSNKCVAVNGSGGKGVWATAVYCSQVSQSCKAKWSAQSGGSQGDTATVSCDDGWVLTGCNSYTWYKNNDGAYITDADECVAVNGGNGNWVQAVAICCQE
- the LOC139133267 gene encoding proprotein convertase subtilisin/kexin type 9-like isoform X2, whose translation is MVDFTILVLVVGIATEFTSGKLTCVTRQSELSGTTDDDQARVTCEGSEQMTSCVSYLPGPGGHGTRDGEFIEVADDGAVTCVARNGASGNGVHAIARCCTRKNLKCGYAGGSQSGSEDDDQSWVTYDFPEGKPSFLTGCSVNTFWKNIDGAYPDSTKEEQLTDIQSNKCVAVNGSGGKGVWATAVYCSQVSQSCKAKWSAQSGGSQGDTATVSCDDGWVLTGCNSYTWYKNNDGAYITDADECVAVNGGNGNWVQAVAICCQE